In the candidate division WOR-1 bacterium RIFOXYB2_FULL_36_35 genome, TAACTTCTTCTCCAAGGACTTGTCGCAAAGCAAAATGAAGAAGATGTGTAGCTGTATGGTGAACTGTTGTGCTTTGGCGTTTTCCGCTATCTACACAAACGTAAACCGTCATGCCTTCTTTTAAATTTTCAATGCTTTGCATTTTATGGAATATTATGCCCCCGATTTCACCATAGGTATTTACAACTATTTGATTTTGTATTATTCCGGTATCCCCAATTTGTCCCCCACCCTCAGGATAAAAAGGTGTTTTATCCAAAACAATAATATTATCTTCAGGAATAATAGATAGAATTTTTGCGTCGGTTTTAAGCTTATCGTAACCCAAAAACTTTGTTTTACCATATTTTTCTTTATATACAGCTTTTAACATTAAAAGATGTTCCTGCCATTTTTCATGTGAAGCTCTGGCTTTTGATTTTTGTTTTTCCATTAGAAAGTTAAATCCGTCTTTGTCGACAGAAAAACCTTTTTCAGCCGCAATCTCCAATGTGATATCAAAAGGAAATCCAAACGTATCATGAAGTTTAAAAACATCTTCCCCGTTAAGTTTTTTTGTCGATTCATATTTTACAAATAAGTCTTCAATCATCTGCATTCCATGTTCCAATGTTTGACAAAAACTTTCTTCTTCTGCTTCAACTGTTTTTTTTATCAGGTTTGCTTGGGTTTTTAACATCGGATAAACATCTGACATCTGTTCTATAACAACATTGCAAAGATCGGGCAAAAAAGGAGATTTTATGTTAAGTTTTCTCCCGTGAAGGACTGCTCTTCGAATAATCCTTCTTAATACATAGCCTCGACTTTCATTGGAAGGTAAAATTAAATCCGATATGAGGTGCGTCATGGCTCTTGTGTGATCTGCTATTATTTTGGAAGAAAGACTTTTATTTGGGAGCTTCTTAAATATCGGAGCAAAAATATCTGTATCAAAATTATCTTTTTTATTTTGGAGTACCCTGGCAATGCGTTCCAGTCCCATTCCTGTATCTATGTTTTTTTTAGGGAGTATTTTTAAACTATTGTCGTTTTGGCGGTCATATTGAATAAAAACTAAATTCCAGATTTCCAGAAATCGTTCACAATCGCAGGCTGGATTACAATCCTTTTTATTGCATCCTGTGCCATAATCATAATAAATTTCCGAACAAGGTCCGCAGGGGCCTGTAGGGCCTGCAGCCCAAAAATTATTTTCTTCATCTAGTCTATAGATTTTATCTTTAGGTATTTTGATATCTTTTTCCCAAATTTGGTATGATTCATCATCTTTTTCGTATACAGCAACGACTAGATTGTTTTTATCTATGCCAAAAATATTTACTAGCAGATCCCATGCAAATTCTATTGCCTCTTTTTTAAAATAATCACCAAAAGAAAAGTTGCCGAGCATTTCAAAAAAAGTGTGGTGGCGCGTTGTAAGCCCTACATTATTGATATCATTTGTGCGTATGCATTTTTGCGCGGTTGTCACCCTTTTATATTTAGCAGATTCTATGCCTAAAAATATAGGCTTAAATGGGAGCATTCCCGCAAGAGTTAAAAGAACCGTAGGATCTGAAGGGATAAGAGAATCAGACTGAAGATTTTCATGTCCTTTATTTATAAAATATTCAAGAAATTTTTTTCTTATTTCATTGCTATTCATTTTATGATTTCTGTAACAAGTAATTTTATTTTTTCTGCAACCTCTTCTATGGGCATTTGTGCATTTATTTTCTTTATTCTTTTCTGGTCATTTTCCTCTAATTCCTCATACTTTTCTCGTACACGTTCATGAAAAGCCAATATCTCATTTTCAAAACGATTAACAGCCCCGCGCTTTTTAGCACGCTCAAGGCCTTTTTTCGCAGGAATATCTAAAAGAATTGTTAAGTCAGGAATTATCCCCCTGCTTGATATCCAATTAATATATCTTACCAAATCTTCGGGCAAACCTCTACCTCCCAACTGATAAGCCAGCGTTGAATCAATATACCTATCACACAGTACAACTTTTCCATTTGCTAAAGCAGGTTTAATGACTTTTTCGACATGTTCTACCCTATCTGCCGCAAACATAAATATCTCCGCCAAAATTTCAGACTCATAATTAAATAGTATTTTTCTTATCTCTTCTCCAAGGTTTGAGCCTCCGGGTTCTTTTGTAATTATTACTTCCTTTCCAATACTTTTAATATAATCTTCCAATAATTTAATCTGGGTCGATTTTCCTGATCCTTCACAACCTTCGAATGTTATAAACATCTCTTTTCTCCTTTTAATTTAAATGGTTTAACCCCTTTCAACCCCGATTATTCACCCCGATTAGGGAATCGGGGTTCATGCCTAAGGATTTTCTGAGCAGCCTACTAGAATTCTGTTCGTCCATGAATAATCGGGGTCAACTGACGAAAAAATTCTATAAAAGCGTTATCCGCATAAAACGCTTTTCCCATACTTACTTCAGCTAAATTCCAGATTAAAATTAAATTCCTGTCTGGTCGCTCTATATTTTAATATTATTGCAAAACAGTGAAAATTGAAGCCGAATATATAGTCCAACTCTTCAGGTAAAATATTTGTTAAATTATAAATGGAATCAACCCCAAACTGAATCTTTTCCCCTCTATAGATAATTCCGGATATTAATTTATCAGATACAGAAAAATTATAATTTTCAAAATTATAAGGGCTACCTCCGGAATAAGTTAAATAGTGACTATAGATAAATTTTGAGGAAAAATTGGACGACCATTTAGAATAGAATCCCAAATCAAAAGAGGTTTTTGCGCGATGTGAACCTTGAGTATATAAAAAGCCTCCAACTGATAAACCGGGTTTAAATTTTGTAGTGGAGTTTTCCCAGAGGGTTGTTGTTCCTCCTACTTCTCCTCCCATCTTAAAAGCTGAGACACCACTTGATTCTTCAGCAATATTTCCGCCGGAAATATTGCCATCAATATCAATGTTCCCAATACTGTTTTTTTTCATTTCAATTTTGAGATTTGGCAACATGCTTACAGTTTCATAATTTATTTTTTCATTCATAGAAACTTTAGTTTCAAGCATATATTGTTTTTGTTTGGATTTCTTTAAAATATCAAATTTAAACATATCTTCTTTGTTTTTTACTTCCGGGCCAAAATATGTGTAATGATTAAAGGCTCCTCTTATATGATCTTTTACTTTGGCGGAAACATCAAAAAAACCTTCATTATTGGAATCAATCTTATAGTTCAGACCAAAGCCCGCGCCAAAGGATTTTTTTTCGGAATAACTCAAAGAAAAATCACCTTTAAGAGATTGGTTTTTATACCATGGAATACTTTGTGAAATGAAAAAACCATCATCGTTATTTGATCCCACTTGAGGATAAGGCATCTTATTTATTGTTCCTCTTTCAGGCGCTTGTGCATCGTAAATATATATGGGAACTATCATGGAGGGAATATTAAATAAATAAAATATCCCCCAATTAGCAATAATCCAGCCGTCATTTGTATCAAGTATTATTTCGCTTGCGGAAACATAGTAATGTTTTTCTCGTTCATCACAGGTTGTAAAACTGGCGCTTAAAAAATCTATTTTTTGTGGTGTGAGTTTTATATGTTTTCCTGATATATAAACACCGTCATAAAGGATAGAAACATCACTGGCTTCTCCTGTTTTGGTTTGCATATTGATGTCTAGGCCTTTTCCAAAAATACTTATCCCCTGATAATCTAATTTGAACTTCTCGCCTGTAAACAGACGGCTGTCTTTGAGATAATACGTAAAGCTTTCTCCATATGCTTTAATATCTTTATAAGAGACCTCAACTTTTCCAATAGCGGAAAGTTTCGATCCATCTTGGCTATACTCTAATGTGGCGGCGTTAATAGTAAAATTTGTATCTTCTGCCAAAGAAATAGAATAAAAAAAGAGACTAAAGCAGCAAGAAATAAAGATGGCAAACAAAAGACTTTTTTCCTTGATCACCCTACTTCCTCATATCTACTTTCTTTATTGCAAAACTTGGCAATATCTTTTCTAAAAACAAGTTCAACAGAACCGACAGGGCCATTTCTTTGTTTTGAAATAATTATTTCCGCAATATTTCCTCTTTCCGCTTGCGGATTATAATAATCTTCTCTATGTATAAACATGACAAGATCAGCTGTTTGTTCGATTTCTCCTGATTCTCTTAAATCTGAAAGCCTTGGTCTTCTATCAGGTCTTTGTTCTACAGCACGGGAAAGTTGTGACAAGGCTATTACCGGAACATCTATCTCTCTTGCCAATGTTTTTAAAGATCTTGATATTTCAGATATTTCTTGAACTCTGTTTTCTGTTTTTCCACGCCCGGACATAAGTTGCAAGTAATCAATGATAATCAATCCTATTCCTCTTTCTAATTTTAGTCTCCTGCATTTTGCCCTCATTTCCATTGAAGTCAAAGAGGCTGTATCATCTATAAAAATATGAGCTTCTGATAGCTTGGAGAGCGCCCGAGTCAGTTTTTTCCACCCTGTATCAGGAAGCGTTGCCGTCTTAAGCTGAAGAGCATTAATCTCAGCTTCAGAACATAACATTCGCAGCGCCAACTGTTCTTTACTCATTTCCAGCGAAAAAACCGCAACTGGAATTTTAAATTTTATAGCCATATTTTGTGCCATATTGAGGGCAAAGGCTGTTTTCCCTACTGAAGGACGGGCAGCTATAATTATAAGGTCTGAATTTTGAAAACCCGCAGTCATTTTATCCAGATCTGAATACCCTGTTGGGATCCCTGTTATATGCTCCTGTTTTCCATATAAATGATCTATTTTATCAAGAACTTTTGCTAAAATCTGGTCCAGCTTATGGAAACCCTCTTTTGCTCTTTTTAAGGCTATTTCAAATACTGAATTCTCTGCCCTGTCGAGTATTTGATCTACGTTTTCCGGTTCTTCAAAAGCCTCTCCCACCATTTTAGTTCCCGCATCAATTAGCCTACGCAATGTCGCTTTTTCCTCGACAATTTTTGCATAATATTCAACATTTGCGGCGGTTGGCACAGAGTTTAAAAGATCTCCAACGTATACAGTTCCTCCTGCTTGATCCAGTATATTATTTTTACGAAGGGCCTCTGTTACGGTTACCAGATCCACAGGTTCACCTTTATCAAAAAGATCGAGTATAGCATCAAAGATATAACGGTGTGCATCACGATAAAAACTGTCCGGTTGTAAAATTTCAACGGCTTTAACAATTGCATTTTTATCAATAAGCATAGAACCAATAACTGATTGTTCTGCCTGAAGATTTTGAGGTGGGAGACGTTCTTCAACCATAGGAATTAAATTATAACACAACTTTTGAAATGATAAACCCCCACACCAAAAGTTTTTTGATGTGGGGATATATCAAAAACTTACTTTGCCTCGTTTTCGTAAGCGCAAGCTAGAACACCACAGGCATAAGACCCTGTTAAAAACATAAGAATGAAACCCAAAGTTGGGATTATTACTGGGATTACATAAACTATACCAACTAAAACCAAAAAAAGAAGATGCATCCAGAAATTATTTTTAGCAACTAAATCTTTACTGGCGAACAAAGCTTCTTTTGGAGCAAGTCCTTTATCTTGAATCATTAAGAAAGCATACATTATACTTACATACAGATAAATTAGTGCAAGCATGGCAACCAAATTAACTGTTCTTCCCAATGTATCTAGCCCAAAACGATAAAAAAGCATGGGAATAATATAAATTAATACAACAATTACAAAAACTATTAAACCGGCAATAATAAGATTTAAAAAATTCTTCAAAGGATCAAAAATATTCTTAAGTTCTACTGCTTCTCCCCTTTTGGCTTTTACAAACAACATTTGAAATCCGGTAAAAAGAGGAGTGGCTAGAATACCTATAGTAATAATACTTAAAATTGCCGTTACAAGAAAAGACAAAATAATAGTAATAGCATTTTTGGAATATATTGACCATGCATCATTGAAAGCTTTTCCTATATCCATTTTTTTCCTCCCAATAAAATAAAGAATTCAAAACCAAACGACAAACTCCTGACTAAATCACCTCCTTGATTACAATTTATCCTGACCTGTGATTTTTTTATAAGCCTCAAAATATTTGTCTCTGGTTTTTAAAATAACCTCTTTGGGCAGTTGAGGAGCTGGAGGCATTTTATTC is a window encoding:
- a CDS encoding replicative DNA helicase codes for the protein MVEERLPPQNLQAEQSVIGSMLIDKNAIVKAVEILQPDSFYRDAHRYIFDAILDLFDKGEPVDLVTVTEALRKNNILDQAGGTVYVGDLLNSVPTAANVEYYAKIVEEKATLRRLIDAGTKMVGEAFEEPENVDQILDRAENSVFEIALKRAKEGFHKLDQILAKVLDKIDHLYGKQEHITGIPTGYSDLDKMTAGFQNSDLIIIAARPSVGKTAFALNMAQNMAIKFKIPVAVFSLEMSKEQLALRMLCSEAEINALQLKTATLPDTGWKKLTRALSKLSEAHIFIDDTASLTSMEMRAKCRRLKLERGIGLIIIDYLQLMSGRGKTENRVQEISEISRSLKTLAREIDVPVIALSQLSRAVEQRPDRRPRLSDLRESGEIEQTADLVMFIHREDYYNPQAERGNIAEIIISKQRNGPVGSVELVFRKDIAKFCNKESRYEEVG
- a CDS encoding alanine--tRNA ligase, which codes for MNSNEIRKKFLEYFINKGHENLQSDSLIPSDPTVLLTLAGMLPFKPIFLGIESAKYKRVTTAQKCIRTNDINNVGLTTRHHTFFEMLGNFSFGDYFKKEAIEFAWDLLVNIFGIDKNNLVVAVYEKDDESYQIWEKDIKIPKDKIYRLDEENNFWAAGPTGPCGPCSEIYYDYGTGCNKKDCNPACDCERFLEIWNLVFIQYDRQNDNSLKILPKKNIDTGMGLERIARVLQNKKDNFDTDIFAPIFKKLPNKSLSSKIIADHTRAMTHLISDLILPSNESRGYVLRRIIRRAVLHGRKLNIKSPFLPDLCNVVIEQMSDVYPMLKTQANLIKKTVEAEEESFCQTLEHGMQMIEDLFVKYESTKKLNGEDVFKLHDTFGFPFDITLEIAAEKGFSVDKDGFNFLMEKQKSKARASHEKWQEHLLMLKAVYKEKYGKTKFLGYDKLKTDAKILSIIPEDNIIVLDKTPFYPEGGGQIGDTGIIQNQIVVNTYGEIGGIIFHKMQSIENLKEGMTVYVCVDSGKRQSTTVHHTATHLLHFALRQVLGEEVKQAGSYVGPNYLRFDFTFGRALAASEIEEVELIVNEKIKKKFAVVKAETSYKKACEMGAMALFSEKYGDKVRVVEIKDVSCELCGGCHVKNVSEVGLFKIIKEEALQSGVRRIEAVAGETSKVFIIYKSKSMKDQIDKLMRQHLLLQAKKDFMGGGKFLEASVFDVEQTEIDSLIKAVNEKDVYKVNKFLEHLEGRLGWLKDRSKNLKKEIEDLEAKKALKEAGLLLSNTIKINDVNFLSAKLCEIPMNNLRIIGDELINSLKSGIIVLSSTVENKVLFLVMISDDLVQKGFNAGKIVKILSLTCGGGGGGKSNKAEAGGKDISKIDKAIENVVQIISQNQ
- a CDS encoding dTMP kinase, with translation MFITFEGCEGSGKSTQIKLLEDYIKSIGKEVIITKEPGGSNLGEEIRKILFNYESEILAEIFMFAADRVEHVEKVIKPALANGKVVLCDRYIDSTLAYQLGGRGLPEDLVRYINWISSRGIIPDLTILLDIPAKKGLERAKKRGAVNRFENEILAFHERVREKYEELEENDQKRIKKINAQMPIEEVAEKIKLLVTEIIK